Proteins co-encoded in one Anabas testudineus chromosome 8, fAnaTes1.2, whole genome shotgun sequence genomic window:
- the LOC113161039 gene encoding uncharacterized protein LOC113161039 has translation MGAADDLKKSIFSWVEAVSTSVNNLDKLASELEEREIKDDVGVRGLGGVVGGVVGVRLTDIKGAKKKVQQLEDLENREKKIQTLIESLAEEGKEREQPDYVVDQILRVMAKEHNLELNDQINVHELLCKFSGKEFFMLKTFVDQQQKLKPVHELISVSGRNEASEEEPVGSEVGGRAAGLLFTVSGLTDKLRNVDNDDSHTETADSLREGAKAMMTTGRKLHEEVEEIKGAFEKLAVVKRCIKKNKRFDIDMEKLLSLVKHVCDDETLQWLSNNSKSESKTFLKLVDLFHLLKETIYEETKKNHSNHIDITFVAHGSIQQPVIPAGRLLPLPTIADVVLHCPWNCLLSSDAAYGVATGLMKPEDTRFCCINEKCCLPTKNHCPKELQQWNSMRKAKEKEESVPNIMVSPVKRQTDGAWKQFQILKTEHGGPETNRFVILYTVQGKVKPSDRVPFCAVTLALSLVLFFSRFTANVHLAACLGDRSQEELDKTDLDRQYAWANDNTGMTCRENLFPEKDTRLYRVMEAVFGCPFTK, from the exons ATGGGTGCTGCTGATGATCTCAAAAAGAGCATCTTCTCCTGGGTTGAAGCCGTGAGCACATCTGTAAACAATTTGGACAAACTCGCTTCTGAACTGGAGGAACGTGAGATAAAGGACGATGTAGGGGTACGAGGTTTGGGTGGGGTTGTGGGTGGGGTTGTGGGTGTCAGGCTTACTGACATAAAAGGAGCCAAGAAGAAGGTGCAGCAGCTTGAAGACCTGGAGAATCGTGAAAAGAAAATCCAGACGCTCATAGAGTCACTggcagaggaaggaaaggagagagaacaaCCAGATTATGTTGTGGATCAAATCCTCCGAGTGATGGCCAAAGAGCACAACCTGGAGctaaatgatcaaataaatgTTCACGAGCTGCTGTGTAAGTTTTCAGGAAAGGAGTTCTTCATGTTGAAGACATTTGTCGACCAGCAGCAGAAACTTAAACCAG TGCATGAACTCATTAGTGTCTCAGGACGAAACGAGGCCTCTGAAGAGGAACCTGTGGGTTCTGAA GTTGGAGGACGAGCAGCTGgacttttatttacagtttccGGCCTGACTGACAAGCTGAGAAACGTGGATAACGACGACAGTCACACCGAAACTGCTGACAGTCTGAGAGAAGGAGCTAAGGCCATGATGACGACCGGTAGGAAGCTGCATGAAGAAGTGGAGGAAATCAA AGGGGCGTTTGAGAAGTTGGCTGTTGTGAAGCGCTGCATTAAAAAGAACAAGAGGTTCGACATCGACATGGAGAAATTGCTCAGTCTTGTGAAGCACGTCTGTGATGATGAAACTCTTCAGTGGCTGAGTAACAACTCCAAGTCCGAGTCGAAGACCTTCCTCAAACTCGTGGACTTGTTTCATTTGCTAAAAGAAACGATTtatgaagaaacaaagaagaaccACAGTAACCACATTGACATCACATTTGTGGCTCACGGATCGATCCAACAACCCGTGATCCCGGCCGGCCGCCTGCTGCCTCTGCCCACCATCGCCGACGTGGTTCTGCACTGCCCCTGGAACTGTCTCCTGTCTTCTGATGCCGCGTACGGCGTCGCCACAGGTCTCATGAAGCCCGAGGACACAAGGTTTTGTTGTATCAATGAAAAATGCTGCCTACCAACAAAAAACCATTGTCCCAAAGAGCTGCAGCAATGGAATTCAATGAGGAAGGccaaagaaaaagaggaaagtgTTCCAAACATTATGGTCAGCCCTGTTAAAAGGCAAACGGATGGAGCGTGGAAACAGTTCCAGATCCTGAAAACCGAGCACGGTGGACCTGAGACAAACCGTTTCGTCATCCTTTACACTGTGCAAGGAAAAGTGAAACCTTCAGACAGAGTCCCGTTCTGTGCCGTCACCTTGGCCCTGTCGCTGGTTCTGTTCTTCTCCAGGTTTACAGCCAACGTCCATCTCGCTGCCTGTCTGGGAGACAGATCTCAGGAGGAGTTGGACAAGACGGATCTGGATCGGCAGTACGCCTGGGCTAACGACAACACGGGAATGACATGTAGAGAAAACCTCTTTCCTGAAAAGGACACCAGGCTGTACAGAGTCATGGAGGCTGTGTTCGGTTGCCCCTTCACTAAGTGA
- the arhgap27l gene encoding rho GTPase-activating protein 27 isoform X2 produces MATTSSLLGRGLGLVLVEFQYEYKDRDGTLVSIKPNERYVLLAKTNDHWWQVRSDHNSKPFYIPAKYVKELPTDLPLPLDFADPPSAEPVPVPVATPVPVPVPVPVPKTLEETSGSRTKPGDEVTIRLRPDGYRKTENRMSTFGVPLDFHDLSHLVVPAPRHPGNSHADSTETGNIITSRTTNMVDSVSKKQSHLTGVLDSNKDPGKLRVPNFSPSDPLSVPRPHTQPIPVVLPVIPAVPVGPVLPVVPAAPGVSVVPAAPGVSVVPAAPGVSVVPAATLAPDVNLTPVIHPHKNPHSRSSPSTSCHDNHSSTVDSEKEEELLEEEVSMEESGEEEESFPKDEDSNHIYESIQDLNLDVEALTGARPGALSEPAPAPAPAQNHSSPGPNTAIYANVSSLKKSSVPQISISSPISPPPPPSEPAPTPPLHTPSSTVSSSGMMSPTSPLSPQDGWQVHTDQDSGKVFYYHPGTKQSTWSDPHSPPSLPAGDVDQFRRIEERQLSSTSSQPPLPEEDYPVEEPDGNDVVFTHPQQQNVGLIPRAQLDLKDGNRRLQEVPHLPQRLLGNGVSQEETPLQVMNWRHNVAEDTFAPGHRRNVSDLTEVTNRRHSPDGPQGHLLEKAGIINKTKVADHGKKIRKNWGQSWTVLHGGILTFHKDPKSNPTGNAMKSSQIVPEYTVELKGAAVSWASKDKSSKKNVLELKTRQGCEYLMQYDTESVISDWHRVILDAIKQLEHDHLTEDEEEDALEKEGKDKKRTSTTNSSSTAESEQRQVRTKLRRFLQRRPTLQNVKDKGYIRDNIFGCHLDTLCHRENSTIPKFVEKCIKSVERRGLDVDGIYRVSGNLAVIQKLRYKVDREEQLDLEDGQWEEIHVITGALKLFLRELPEPLFPFSCFDKFIAAIQVPDYSLRVSYMKDLVRSLPLPNHDTMELLFKHLRKVIEHKDSNRMSVQSVAIVFGPTLLRPETESADMTIHMVFQSQIVELILKEFQTIFSQK; encoded by the exons ATGGCCACGACCTCCTCACTGCTCGGCAGAG GTCTGGGCCTGGTCCTGGTGGAGTTTCAGTATGAGTACAAAGACCGGGACGGGACACTGGTCTCCATCAAACCCAACGAGCGTTATGTCCTGCTGGCTAAGACCAATGACCACTGGTGGCAGGTCCGGAGCGACCACAACTCGAAGCCCTTCTACATTCCAGCTAAATACGTGAAGGAGCTGCCAACGGACTTACCTTTACCTCTGGATTTTGCTGATCCACCCAGTGCTGAACCTGTACCAGTTCCAGTGGCTACACCAGTCCCAGTCCCAGTCCCTGTGCCCGTTCCCAAGACTCTGGAGGAGACCAGTGGGAGTAGAACTAAACCAGGGGACGAGGTGACAATACGGCTTAGACCAGATGGGTACCGCAAAACTGAGAACCGCATGTCGACATTCGGTGTCCCGTTGGACTTTCACGACCTGTCACATCTGGTTGTGCCTGCTCCACGGCATCCTGGCAACTCTCATGCTGATTCTACAGAGACTGGTAACATAATAACCAGCAGAACTACAAACATGGTTGATAGTGTGAGCAAAAAGCAGTCCCACCTCACGGGAGTCTTAGACAGCAACAAGGACCCTGGGAAGCTTCGTGTCCCGAATTTCAGTCCATCTGACCCCCTCTCTGTACCCCGGCCCCACACCCAGCCCATCCCAGTGGTGTTACCAGTGATCCCTGCGGTTCCTGTGGGCCCAGTATTACCAGTGGTCCCTGCAGCCCCTGGAGTATCAGTGGTCCCTGCAGCCCCTGGAGTATCAGTGGTCCCTGCGGCCCCTGGAGTATCAGTGGTCCCTGCAGCCACTTTGGCCCCAGATGTCAATTTGACCCCAGTGATCCACCCCCACAAAAATCCTCACAGTAGGTCCTCACCATCCACAAGTTGCCACGATAACCACAGTTCCACAGTTGACTCcgagaaggaggaggagttgCTTGAGGAAGAGGTCAGCATGGAGGAGAgcggggaggaggaggagagtttCCCAAAGGACGAAGATTCAAACCACATCTATGAGTCTATTCAGGACTTGAACCTGGATGTGGAGGCTCTGACTGGAGCGAGGCCAGGAGCACTTTCTGAACCTGCACCTGCACCTGCACCTGCACAG AACCACAGCTCACCTGGGCCCAACACGGCGATCTACGCTAACGTTTCCAGTCTGAAGAAAAGCTCGGTTCCTCAGATCTCCATCTCCAGCCCCAtctccccacctcctccaccttcagaACCAGCACCAACACCGCCACTGCACACACCCTCCTCCACAGTCTCCTCCTCGGGCATGATGAGCCCCACTTCACCCCTTAGCCCACAGGATGGGTGGCAG GTGCACACTGACCAGGACAGCGGGAAGGTGTTCTATTACCATCCTGGGACCAAACAGAGCACCTGGTCTGACCCCCACAGCCCCCCATCCCTGCCCGCTGGAGATGTGGACCAGTTCAGGAGGATAGAGGAGAGACAGctgtcctccacctcctcacag CCGCCGCTGCCGGAGGAGGATTATCCTGTAGAAGAACCAGATGGCAACGATGTGGTTTTCACG CATCCTCAGCAGCAGAATGTCGGTCTGATTCCCAGAGCTCAGCTGGAcctgaaagatggaaacaggaggctgcaggag GTCCCACATTTGCCCCAAAGATTGCTGGGAAATGGAGTTTCTCAGGAGGAAACCCCACTGCAGGTCATGAACTGGAGGCACAACGTGGCTGAAGAT ACATTTGCTCCTGGCCACAGGAGAAACGTCTCTGACCTCACAGAGGTGACCAACAGAAGACACTCCCCCGACGGCCCGCAG GGCCATCTGCTGGAGAAAGCAGGAATCATCAATAAGACCAAAGTAGCTGATCACGGTAAAAAGATCAG GAAGAACTGGGGTCAGTCCTGGACCGTTCTCCACGGTGGGATCCTCACCTTCCACAAAGATCCCAAATCTAATCCAACTGGAAATGCT ATGAAGTCATCACAGATTGTTCCAGAGTACACTGTGGAACTGAAAGGAGCAGCAGTCAGCTGGGCCTCCAAAGACAAGTCCTCCAAGAAGAACGTTCTTGAG CTGAAGACTCGTCAGGGCTGCGAGTACCTGATGCAGTACGACACAGAGAGCGTAATCAGTGACTGGCACAGAGTGATCCTGGATGCCATCAAGCAGCTG GAACACGATCATCTGAcggaggatgaggaagaagacGCTTTAGAAAAGGAGGGCAAAGACAAGAAGAGGACAT CAACCACAAATTCATCAAGCACAGCCGAATCTGAGCAGAGACAAGTACGGACCAAACTGAGACGGTTCCTCCAGCGAAGACCGACTCTGCAGAACGTAAAAGACAAAGGATACATCAGAG ATAACATTTTCGGCTGTCACCTGGACACACTCTGTCACAGAGAAAACTCCACCATTCCCAAATTTGTGGAGAAGTGCATCAAGTCAGTGGAGAGAAGAG gtctgGATGTTGATGGGATCTACAGAGTGAGCGGAAATCTGGCCGTGATCCAGAAGCTACGATACAAAGTTGATCGTG AGGAGCAGTTGGACCTGGAAGACGGACAGTGGGAAGAGATTCATGTGATCACTGGAGCTCTGAAGCTTTTCCTGCGTGAACTTCCAGAACCATTGTTCCCTTTCAGCTGCTTCGACAAGTTCATTGCTGCCATTC AAGTCCCAGACTACAGCCTGAGGGTTTCCTACATGAAGGATCTGGTTCGCTCTCTGCCTCTGCCAAACCACGACACCATGGAGCTGCTGTTTAAACACTTGCGCAA ggtAATTGAGCACAAGGACTCAAACAGAATGTCAGTTCAGAGCGTGGCCATCGTGTTTGGACCCACGTTGCTTCGCCCTGAGACTGAGTCAGCTGACATGACTATCCACATGGTTTTCCAGAGCCAGATAGTGGAGCTCATTCTCAAAGAGTTTCAGACTATCTTTTCCCAAAAGTAG
- the arhgap27l gene encoding rho GTPase-activating protein 27 isoform X1: MATTSSLLGRGLGLVLVEFQYEYKDRDGTLVSIKPNERYVLLAKTNDHWWQVRSDHNSKPFYIPAKYVKELPTDLPLPLDFADPPSAEPVPVPVATPVPVPVPVPVPKTLEETSGSRTKPGDEVTIRLRPDGYRKTENRMSTFGVPLDFHDLSHLVVPAPRHPGNSHADSTETGNIITSRTTNMVDSVSKKQSHLTGVLDSNKDPGKLRVPNFSPSDPLSVPRPHTQPIPVVLPVIPAVPVGPVLPVVPAAPGVSVVPAAPGVSVVPAAPGVSVVPAATLAPDVNLTPVIHPHKNPHSRSSPSTSCHDNHSSTVDSEKEEELLEEEVSMEESGEEEESFPKDEDSNHIYESIQDLNLDVEALTGARPGALSEPAPAPAPAQNHSSPGPNTAIYANVSSLKKSSVPQISISSPISPPPPPSEPAPTPPLHTPSSTVSSSGMMSPTSPLSPQDGWQVHTDQDSGKVFYYHPGTKQSTWSDPHSPPSLPAGDVDQFRRIEERQLSSTSSQPPLPEEDYPVEEPDGNDVVFTHPQQQNVGLIPRAQLDLKDGNRRLQEVPHLPQRLLGNGVSQEETPLQVMNWRHNVAEDTFAPGHRRNVSDLTEVTNRRHSPDGPQLLDRHKLKRNLSNRSTGSHQLHGHLLEKAGIINKTKVADHGKKIRKNWGQSWTVLHGGILTFHKDPKSNPTGNAMKSSQIVPEYTVELKGAAVSWASKDKSSKKNVLELKTRQGCEYLMQYDTESVISDWHRVILDAIKQLEHDHLTEDEEEDALEKEGKDKKRTSTTNSSSTAESEQRQVRTKLRRFLQRRPTLQNVKDKGYIRDNIFGCHLDTLCHRENSTIPKFVEKCIKSVERRGLDVDGIYRVSGNLAVIQKLRYKVDREEQLDLEDGQWEEIHVITGALKLFLRELPEPLFPFSCFDKFIAAIQVPDYSLRVSYMKDLVRSLPLPNHDTMELLFKHLRKVIEHKDSNRMSVQSVAIVFGPTLLRPETESADMTIHMVFQSQIVELILKEFQTIFSQK; the protein is encoded by the exons ATGGCCACGACCTCCTCACTGCTCGGCAGAG GTCTGGGCCTGGTCCTGGTGGAGTTTCAGTATGAGTACAAAGACCGGGACGGGACACTGGTCTCCATCAAACCCAACGAGCGTTATGTCCTGCTGGCTAAGACCAATGACCACTGGTGGCAGGTCCGGAGCGACCACAACTCGAAGCCCTTCTACATTCCAGCTAAATACGTGAAGGAGCTGCCAACGGACTTACCTTTACCTCTGGATTTTGCTGATCCACCCAGTGCTGAACCTGTACCAGTTCCAGTGGCTACACCAGTCCCAGTCCCAGTCCCTGTGCCCGTTCCCAAGACTCTGGAGGAGACCAGTGGGAGTAGAACTAAACCAGGGGACGAGGTGACAATACGGCTTAGACCAGATGGGTACCGCAAAACTGAGAACCGCATGTCGACATTCGGTGTCCCGTTGGACTTTCACGACCTGTCACATCTGGTTGTGCCTGCTCCACGGCATCCTGGCAACTCTCATGCTGATTCTACAGAGACTGGTAACATAATAACCAGCAGAACTACAAACATGGTTGATAGTGTGAGCAAAAAGCAGTCCCACCTCACGGGAGTCTTAGACAGCAACAAGGACCCTGGGAAGCTTCGTGTCCCGAATTTCAGTCCATCTGACCCCCTCTCTGTACCCCGGCCCCACACCCAGCCCATCCCAGTGGTGTTACCAGTGATCCCTGCGGTTCCTGTGGGCCCAGTATTACCAGTGGTCCCTGCAGCCCCTGGAGTATCAGTGGTCCCTGCAGCCCCTGGAGTATCAGTGGTCCCTGCGGCCCCTGGAGTATCAGTGGTCCCTGCAGCCACTTTGGCCCCAGATGTCAATTTGACCCCAGTGATCCACCCCCACAAAAATCCTCACAGTAGGTCCTCACCATCCACAAGTTGCCACGATAACCACAGTTCCACAGTTGACTCcgagaaggaggaggagttgCTTGAGGAAGAGGTCAGCATGGAGGAGAgcggggaggaggaggagagtttCCCAAAGGACGAAGATTCAAACCACATCTATGAGTCTATTCAGGACTTGAACCTGGATGTGGAGGCTCTGACTGGAGCGAGGCCAGGAGCACTTTCTGAACCTGCACCTGCACCTGCACCTGCACAG AACCACAGCTCACCTGGGCCCAACACGGCGATCTACGCTAACGTTTCCAGTCTGAAGAAAAGCTCGGTTCCTCAGATCTCCATCTCCAGCCCCAtctccccacctcctccaccttcagaACCAGCACCAACACCGCCACTGCACACACCCTCCTCCACAGTCTCCTCCTCGGGCATGATGAGCCCCACTTCACCCCTTAGCCCACAGGATGGGTGGCAG GTGCACACTGACCAGGACAGCGGGAAGGTGTTCTATTACCATCCTGGGACCAAACAGAGCACCTGGTCTGACCCCCACAGCCCCCCATCCCTGCCCGCTGGAGATGTGGACCAGTTCAGGAGGATAGAGGAGAGACAGctgtcctccacctcctcacag CCGCCGCTGCCGGAGGAGGATTATCCTGTAGAAGAACCAGATGGCAACGATGTGGTTTTCACG CATCCTCAGCAGCAGAATGTCGGTCTGATTCCCAGAGCTCAGCTGGAcctgaaagatggaaacaggaggctgcaggag GTCCCACATTTGCCCCAAAGATTGCTGGGAAATGGAGTTTCTCAGGAGGAAACCCCACTGCAGGTCATGAACTGGAGGCACAACGTGGCTGAAGAT ACATTTGCTCCTGGCCACAGGAGAAACGTCTCTGACCTCACAGAGGTGACCAACAGAAGACACTCCCCCGACGGCCCGCAG CTCCTTGATAGGCACAAACTGAAGAGGAACCTGTCCAATCGAAGCACAGGCTCCCACCAGCTACAC GGCCATCTGCTGGAGAAAGCAGGAATCATCAATAAGACCAAAGTAGCTGATCACGGTAAAAAGATCAG GAAGAACTGGGGTCAGTCCTGGACCGTTCTCCACGGTGGGATCCTCACCTTCCACAAAGATCCCAAATCTAATCCAACTGGAAATGCT ATGAAGTCATCACAGATTGTTCCAGAGTACACTGTGGAACTGAAAGGAGCAGCAGTCAGCTGGGCCTCCAAAGACAAGTCCTCCAAGAAGAACGTTCTTGAG CTGAAGACTCGTCAGGGCTGCGAGTACCTGATGCAGTACGACACAGAGAGCGTAATCAGTGACTGGCACAGAGTGATCCTGGATGCCATCAAGCAGCTG GAACACGATCATCTGAcggaggatgaggaagaagacGCTTTAGAAAAGGAGGGCAAAGACAAGAAGAGGACAT CAACCACAAATTCATCAAGCACAGCCGAATCTGAGCAGAGACAAGTACGGACCAAACTGAGACGGTTCCTCCAGCGAAGACCGACTCTGCAGAACGTAAAAGACAAAGGATACATCAGAG ATAACATTTTCGGCTGTCACCTGGACACACTCTGTCACAGAGAAAACTCCACCATTCCCAAATTTGTGGAGAAGTGCATCAAGTCAGTGGAGAGAAGAG gtctgGATGTTGATGGGATCTACAGAGTGAGCGGAAATCTGGCCGTGATCCAGAAGCTACGATACAAAGTTGATCGTG AGGAGCAGTTGGACCTGGAAGACGGACAGTGGGAAGAGATTCATGTGATCACTGGAGCTCTGAAGCTTTTCCTGCGTGAACTTCCAGAACCATTGTTCCCTTTCAGCTGCTTCGACAAGTTCATTGCTGCCATTC AAGTCCCAGACTACAGCCTGAGGGTTTCCTACATGAAGGATCTGGTTCGCTCTCTGCCTCTGCCAAACCACGACACCATGGAGCTGCTGTTTAAACACTTGCGCAA ggtAATTGAGCACAAGGACTCAAACAGAATGTCAGTTCAGAGCGTGGCCATCGTGTTTGGACCCACGTTGCTTCGCCCTGAGACTGAGTCAGCTGACATGACTATCCACATGGTTTTCCAGAGCCAGATAGTGGAGCTCATTCTCAAAGAGTTTCAGACTATCTTTTCCCAAAAGTAG